Genomic window (Bradyrhizobium sp. 186):
CATCCAGCCGGGTACCAACGGAAACCCGTCATTGATGCCGGCCGAGCTCGGTTACAGCGGCGGTCTGTGGAATATGATGAAGGGCGGGAACAGCTCCGAGTCCAAGTCATTTACAACCGAGCCGCCGCGCCAGTCGCTGGTCGAGCCGCCGGCGGGATATCAGACGCCGTCGCCGAACTACGCCTACGGCTCGGGGCCGGACAAGTCGCGGCGGACCTATTTCGACATCATGTCCGGCAAGGACAAGGAACAATAGCGCTCCTGTTCCGCCGCGACACCCTGACGGACGCGAACCTGGCGCCGGCGGCTCCTGCACGCCGGACGCGGTCTATAAATTGCTTATCAGTAACTTGCCCACGCGTTGAGTTCTCTGCTTCGTGACGCGAAGCCTCAGCCGCACGGTGTAGCATGCCGTGCCTCCGAGCCGGACATCCGGGCTCGGCCTTTCATAAGGATCATGATGTCCTCTTACCGATCGGCCGCCTGCATCCTTGCCGCGCTGCTTTCGACGAGTGTCCTCTCGGCCGGCGGCGCCCTCGCCCAGACCACGGTAACATCGGCCCCGCCCGCCAGCTTTACGCTCAGCAACGGCCTTCAGGTCGTGGTGATCCCGGACCATCGCACGCCCGTGGTCACGGAGATGATCTGGTACAAGGTCGGCTCGGCCGATGAGACGCCGGGCAAGTCCGGGCTCGCCCATTTCCTCGAACACCTGATGTTCAAGGGAACGGAGAAGCACCCGGTCGGCGAATTCTCCCAGACCGTGCTCCGCGTCGGCGGCAACGAGAACGCCTCGACCTCGGTCGACTACACCAACTACTACCAGCGCGTACCGCGCGAGCAGTTGCCGACCATGATGGAGTTCGAGGCCGATCGCATGACCGGCCTGATCCTCAAGGACGAGAACGTGCTGCCCGAGCGCGACGTCGTGCTCGAAGAGTACAACATGCGCGTCGCCAACAATCCCGACGCACGGCTGAACGAGCAGATCATGGCCGCGCTCTATCTCAACCATCCCTACGGCCGTCCCGTGATCGGCTGGCACCAGGAGATCGAGAAGCTCGATCGCGAGGACGCGCTCGCGTTCTACCGCCGCTTCTACGCGCCCAACAACGCGATCCTGGTCATCGCCGGCGACGTCGAGGCCGCCGACATCCGTCCGCTGGTCGAACGCAATTTCGGCCCGATCCCGGCCCAGCCCGCGATCCCGGTGCGGCGCATCCGCCCGCAGGAGCCGGAGCCGGCGGCGCCGCGCACCGTCACGCTGTCCGATCCGCGCGTCGAGCAGCCCAGCATGCGACGCAATTATCTGGTGCCCTCGGCAACGACGGCTGCGGCCGGCGAGAGCGCGGCGCTCGACGTGCTCGCCCAGTTGATGGGGAGCGGCAGCAATTCCTATCTCTACCGCGCCCTCGTGGTCGACAAGCCGCTCGCGGTCTCCGCCAACGCCAGCTATTCGAGCATCTCGCTCGATCCGACCCAGTTCGCGATCTCGGCCGCGCCGAAATCCGGCGTCAGCTTCGCCGAGGTCGAGCAGGTGGTCGACGGAGTCATCGCCGACGTCGCACAGAACCCGATCCGCGCCGAGGATCTCGAGCGGGTCAAGACCCAGCTCATCGCGGAGGCGATCTACGCTCAGGATAACCAGGCGGTGCTGGCACGCTGGTATGGCGGCGCGCTCACCACGGGCCTGTCGATCGAGGACATCCGGAGCTGGCCGGACCGCATCCGCGCCGTCACCGCCGAGCAGGTTCGCGCCGTCGCGCAGAAGTGGCTCGAGAAGAAGCGCTCGGTGACGGGCTATCTGATCAAGGACACTGCTACCACCAAGCGCGAGGAGAAGCGTTCGTGACCTATCCCTTCTTTCGCGCGCGGCGCGTTGCACTGTCCCTTGCCACCGGCGCGACACTCGCGCTGGCTTCGGTCTCGCCGTCACAGGCGGCTGCAAAGATCCAGCATCTGACCTCGCCGGGCGGCATCGAGGCCTGGTTCGTGCAGGATGCGACCGTGCCGCTGATCGCCATGGAATATTCCTTTGCCGGCGGCTCGGCGCAGGATCCGAAGGACAAGTCGGGCGTCGCCAATTTGGTCGGCGACCTCCTCGACGAAGGTTCCGGCGACCTCGACTCCAAGACCTTCCACGAGCGGCTCGACCGCCGCGCCATCGAGCTCTCCTTCAGCGCCGGCCGCGATACCTTCCGCGGCAGCCTGCGCATGCTGCGCGACAACAGGGACGAGGCCTTTAATCTGTTGCGGACGGCGCTGACCTCGCCGCATTTCGACACCGCCGATGTCGAGCGCATCCGCTCGCAGGTCGTCTCGGGCCTGCGCCGCGAGACCACCAACCCGACGTCGCTGGCGAGCCGCAAATTCCTGGAGGTCGCATTCGGCGATCATCCCTACGGTCGGCAGAGCAACGGTACGCTCGATAGCGTGCCGACCATCACGGTCGCCGACATGAAGGATTATGTCCGCCGGGTGCTTGCCAAGGACGGGCTGAAGGTCGCGGTGGTCGGCGACGTCGATCCGGCCACGCTCGGCAAGCTGCTCGACCACACCTTTGGCGCCCTGCCCGCCAAGGCCGATCTCGTGCCGGTGCCCGACGTCGATGCTGCGAAGCCGCCGCAGCGCGCCTTCGTGCCGCTCGACGTGCCGCAGACCGTGATTACCTTCGGCGGCCCGGGCGTGAAGCGCAGCGATCCGAACTTCATGGCGGCCTATGTCGTCAACCACATCCTCGGCGGCGGCGGATTGTCCTCGCGGCTCTATCGCGAGGTCCGCGAGAAGCGCGGGCTGGCCTATTCGGTGTTCGAATCCCTGCTGTGGATGGAACATTCGGCGGTCTTCATCGGCAACACCGGCACGCGCGCCGACCGCGCCGGCGACACCATCGATGCCATCGACAAGGAGGTGCGCCGCATCGCCGAGGAGGGCCCGACGCAGAAGGAGCTAGACGAGGCCAAGTCCTATCTCAAGGGCTCGCAGATGCTGGCGCTCGATACCTCCTCCAAGCTCGCGCAGGCGCTGCTACAATACCAGCAGGATAAGCTGCCGATCGACTATATCGAGAAGCGCAACGCCGTCGTCGATGCGGTCACGTTTGACGACGCCAAGGCGGCCGCGAAGCGCCTCTGGGGCCAGGGGCTCCTGACCGTCGTCGTCGGTCGCGCGCCCCAGGCCGCCGCGCAACCGGCGGCCGCGGCGCCGAAGTCGAACTGACTTCTTCGGTACGCTTCCTGAAATGGCCGGGCTCGCCCGGCCATTTTGCGTTTCAGGCGCCATTGCCGAACGTAGATGTCCGGGATATGTCCGGGCATCACGAATGGTGCCACCATGCTGCGGATATCCCGCGACCTCGTCTTTGACGAGGACGATATCGAGATCGGCTTTGTCCGCGCCTCCGGCCCCGGGGGGCAGAATGTCAACAAGGTCGCCACCTCGGCGCAACTGCGCTTCGACACCCGCAAGCTCACCCTGCCGGAGGATGCGGCGCTGCGCCTTGCCCGCCTCGCCGGCCAGCGCATGACCAAGGACGGCGTCATCGTGATCCAGGCCCAGCGCTTCCGCACCCAGGAGCGCAATCGCCAGGACGCTATCGACCGCCTCCTGGAGATTCTGCGCGAGGCCATGGTGCGGCCGACGCCGCGGCGCGCGACGCGGCCGACCTTTGCCTCCAAGCAGCGCAGGCTCGAGGGCAAGAAGCGTCGCAGCAACGTCAAGGCCGGCCGCGGCGGCGGTCGCGGCTTCGACGACTGAGCGACGAAAAAACCTCCGGCCGCCGAGCGACCGGAGGTTTGCGGTGCTGGATAGCGTCAGTAGCGCTTGCTGGTGCCGCCTGTGGCGGCATCGTCGGCCGTGCCCTTGTGCGGTGCGCTGCCGGTGGTACCGACCGTGCCTTTCGTCCCCTTGGTGGTCGACTTCATGCCGGTCTTCTCGCCCGCGGCACCCGGCGGCTGCGCGCTCAAGTCCTCGTCATCGCTGCCTGGGGCCTGCATGGTCTTGCCCTGCCCGCCGCGCAGCTTGGTGTCGGACGACGCGCCCTGCGCGAGAACCGGCCCCACGAGCAGGGCCGAGAGAGCGCATGCGATCACAGAGGTCTTCATCAACTTCATCCATTTCTCCTGGATTTTGTTCGCGATGAACGGTTCGGTCTATCCCCACGCCGTTCGCTGGGCCGAACCATCCCATCGCGCCGAGATCCGAACGGCGTTACCCCATGCAATCCGCGTCATGTGGTCATCGTTTAGGAATTTCGCGGCCATTTCGCGGAATTGCAGTCCTCATATGCGGCAGCGCGGAACACACGCAAGCCGCGAACACATCCGACGTTCGATATGCGGACTGCTTCGCAGCGAAACAGCCCGCTACTACCACCGCATGTTTGGCGCCGCCTAGAGTTTGCGCACGTTGATGTGGATGGGCAGGCTCTTGGCGATGCGGGCAGTCGTGCTGGGATTGTGCACCGCAGTGGTGCTGGTGGTGCGGGTCGCCGACGCGCAAATGCCTTTGCCGGCCGCAAAGCCGCCGGATGGCGCGACGCTCTTCAAGCAGCAATGCGCGGTGTGCCACACGACCAACCTGTCGGAACCGATGCGGCAAGGCCCGCCGCTGATGAAGATCGTGGGACGGTCAGCCGGCAAGGTCGAAGGCTTTCGCTATTCGGAGAGCCTCGCGAAAGCGGACTTCGCCTGGGACGAGGCCAGGCTCGACGCCTGGCTGACCAATCCGCAGGCCGTCGTTCCCGGCGTGATCATGGTCTACCGGCAGGCGAAGCCGGAGACGCGTGCGGCCATCATCGCATTTCTCAAGGAGCAGAACTGAATGGCAAAGCCGGTCCATTCCATGATCCGCGTGCTCGACGAGGCACGCTCGCTCGATTTCTACAAGCGCGCCTTCGGCCTCGAGGTCGCCGACCATCTGAAGTTCGCGGACTTTGCCCTGATCTATCTGCGTCACCCGTCCTCATCCTTCGAGGTGGAGCTGACGGTCAATTTCGATCGCAAGGAAGCGTACGCGCTTGGTGACGGCTACGGACATCTCGCCGTGGTGGTCGAAGACCTCGATGCCGAACATGCCCGCTTCGAACGCGAGAAGCTCGCACCGGGACCACTGCGCGACTTCAAGCACGACGGCAGGACGCTGGCGCGCTTCTTCTTCGTCAGCGATCCCGATAACTACAAGATCGAGGTGATCCAGCGGGGCGGGCGTTTCAACTGATCAAATCATAAAATCAAAATTGAGGAGGAACCCATGAGAGAAGTCGATCGTCGAAGCAAGCATAGCCGCCGCGTCTTTCTCAAGGGCGCGGCAACCGCCGTGCCGGTCGCGGCCGTAGCGACCAGCGTCGCCGTCAGCATCGAGGGCGCCTGGGCCGATGGGGCCAGCGCGCTCTCTCCCGCGACGATGAAGACACTGCTGAAGGTCGCGCGTGACATCTATCCGCACGATGTTCTCGGCGACAGCTACTACATCACGGCGATCAAGCCGTGGGACGGCAAGGCGGCCAAGGACCCTGCTGTCAAGACGCTCATCAGCGACGGCATCACCAGGCTCGATCAGAACGCGCGCGACCGTCACAAGGTGCCCTATGGCGAAGTACCCTGGGAATCCGATCGCGTGGTGCTGCTGAAGGAGATCGAGCAGAGCGACTTCTTCCAGAAGGTGCGTGGCGACCTCATCGTGTCGCTCTACAACCAGAAGGAAGTCTGGCCGCGGTTCGGCTACGAGGGCTCCTCCGCCGAACACGGCGGCTACATCAACCGCGGCTTTGCCGACATCGACTGGCTGCCGAAAGCTTAAGTCACATCAACAGTTCAGGAGAACGCATATGGCAAAATTCGATCTGAACGACAGCGGCGTTGTGGTGATCGTCGGCTCCGGCGCCGGCGGCGGCACACTGGGCAACGAATTGGCGCAGAAGGGCGTCAAGGTCGTCATTCTCGAAGCCGGGCCGCGCATCGAGAACCAGGACTTCATCAACGACGAGTGGGACAGCTTTTCCCAACTGGCCTGGACCGACGCCCGCACCACATCGGGAACATGGCGCGTTGCCAAGGACTTCTCGGGTCTTCCCGCTTGGATCGTCAAGGCGGTCGGCGGCTCCACGGTGCATTGGGCCGGCGCCTCGCTGCGCTTCGACGAGCACGAGTTCCGGGTGAAGAGCACCTACAGCAACATTGCCGGCGCCAACCTGTTGGACTGGCCGGTCACGCTCACCGAGATGGAGCCATGGTACGCCAAGGCCGAGAACAAGATGGGTGTAACCCGCACCAACGGCATTCCCGGGCTTCCCGGCAACAACAATTTCAGGGTGCTCGAAGCCGGCGCGAAGAAGCTCGGCTACAAGACCGTGCACACCGGCAACATGGCGATCAACAGCCAGCCGCGCGATGGACGCGGCTCCTGCCAGCAGATCGGCTTCTGCTTCCAGGGCTGCAAATCCGGCGCGAAATGGTCGACGCTCTACACCGAGATCCCGAACGGCGAGGCGACCGGCAATCTCGAGGTCCGGCCCAGCAGCATGGCGGTCAAGATCGAGCACGATGCGAGCGGCAAGGTCACCGGCGTCGTCTACGCCGACGAGAACGGCGCGATGCAGCGTCAGAAGGCGCGCATCGTCGCGGTCGCCGGCAATTCGATCGAAAGCCCTAGGCTTCTGTTGAACAGTGCCTCAAGTACGTTCCCCGATGGTCTTGCCAATTCATCGGGACAGGTCGGCCGCAACTACATGCGTCATATGACCGGCAGCGTGTACGCCGTGTTCGAGAAATCGGTGCACATGTATCGCGGCACCACCATGGCCGGCATCATCCGCGACGAGGCCGCCAACAATCCGAAGCGCGGTTTCGTCGGCGGCTACGAGATGGAAACGCTATCGCTCGGCCTGCCCTTCATGGCGGCGTTCCTCAGCCCCGGCGCCTGGGGGCGTCCGTTCACTGCGGCGCTCGACGGCTATCCGCGCATGGCCGGCATGTGGCTGGTCGGCGAGGACATGGCGCAGGAGACCAACCGCATCACGCTCGATCCGACGGTGAAGGACAGGTTCGGACAGCCGGTCGCCAGCGTACACTTCGACGATCACCCCAACGACGTCGCGATGCGCGCCCACGCCTACAAGCAGGGATCAGCCGTCTACGACGCCGTCGGCGCCACCGTGACCTATCCGACGCCGCCCTATCCGAGCACCCACAATCTCGGCACCAACCGGATGAGCGAGAAGCCGCGGGATGGCGTGGTCAACAAGTTCGGGCAGAGCCACGACGTCAAGAATCTGTTCGTCTCCGACGGCAGCCAGTTCACCAGCGGCGCGGCCTGCAATCCGACACTGACCATCGTCGCGCTGGCGATCCGGCAGGCGGACTACATCGCCGGCGCGATGCAGAAGGAAATCTGAGGTCCGACTGCTCTCGGCCGTCGTCCTGGCGAAAGCCAGGACCCATTACCCCAGGGAGGAATTTGGCGAAGACTCGTCATTCGGTACTGATACCGACCGCAATCGATGGATTCCGCGGTATGGGTCCTGGCCTTCGCCAGGACGACGGCGGGGGCTATTCAGCCGCATCGAGAACGGGCTCGACGGTGCTCTTGAAAGCCTGCAAGGGCGCCACGTTCCTTGAACGGTAGATCAGGCAGGAGCAGCGCAACAGCGAGGCGAAATTATTGACCTCGCCATGGTGGTCCAGCACCTCGTTGTAGAGCGTCGTCAGGAACTTGCCGACGCTCATGTTCTCTCTGGCCGCGATCTCGTCCAGCGTGTCCCAGAACGCCATTTCCAGCCGGATCGAGGTGCAATGCCCGTCGATCCGCAGCGAGCGGGTCTGGGACTCGTAGTCGCGTTGGGGCTGGTGCGCGAACAAATGGCACATGGCGTCCTCCCGTCCTGTTGCCGTTTTTTCACGATGCTACACCCGTGCCCGGCACCTCACAATCAGGACCCTCGCAGCATCGCCGCTTCAGCAATTTTCGCGAACGCCCAATGTCTTCAATGTGATAGACATCCCTCTTCCCCAGCCCGTCACGTTCCTGTTGCCCAACACATGCTTTTGACGCAACACGGCCTAGAATAGCATCGTCCGCGAATCCAATTCGAAAGCCCATGCCCGTCCGCCAGCTTCCAGAGCAGATCGTCAACCGCATCGCCGCCGGCGAGGTGGTCGAACGTCCCGCGAGCGTGGTCAAGGAGCTCGTCGAGAACGCGATCGATGCCGGCGCGAGCCGGATCGACGTCTTCACCGACGGCGGCGGCCGGCGCCGGATCGGCATCACCGACGACGGCGGCGGCATGACCGCGAAGGACCTGTCGCTGGCGGTGGAGCGCCACGCCACCTCCAAGCTGGATGACGAAGACCTGCTGCAGATCCGCACGCTCGGGTTCCGCGGCGAGGCGCTGCCTTCGATCGGCTCGGTGGCGCGGCTGTCGATCACCACGCGGCACGCCAGCGAGCCGCATGCCTGGGCGCTCAATGTCGAGGGTGGCGAGAAGTCCGAGATCATGCCGGCGGCGTTGGCCCACGGCACGCGCGTCGAGGTCAACGACCTCTTCTACGCGACGCCGGCGCGGCTGAAATTCCTGAAGACCGACCGCACCGAGGCCGAAGCGATCCGCGAGGTGGTGCGGCGGCTGGCGATGGCACGGCCCGATATCGCCTTCACATTGGCCGGCGAGGAACGCGCGCCCGTGACCTGGGCCGCGGCGCTGCCCGGCGCCGCCGGACGCCTGACGCGGCTCGGCGACATCCTCGGCGCCGAGTTTCGCAGCCACGCCATCGAGGTGCATGCCGAGCGCGAGGGCGTCGTGGTCGCCGGCTATGCCGCGGCCCCGGCGCTGACGAAAGCCAATGCGCTCGGGCAATATCTCTTCGTCAACGGCCGCCCGGTGCGCGACAAGCTGATCCTCGGCGCGGTGCGCGCGGCCTATTCCGACTATCTGCCGCGCGACCGCCATCCGGTGGTGGCGCTGTTCGTCACGCTCGATCCGCGCGAGGTCGACGCCAACGTCCATCCCGCCAAGACTGAGGTGCGCTTCCGCAATGCCGGTCTGGTGCGCGCGCTGATCGTGCATGGATTGAAGGAGGGCCTCGCGCGCGAGGGCCGGCGCACGGCGGCCAACAGCGGCGACAGCGCGCTGTCCGCGTTCCGGCCAGCCTTCACGCCGCGCCCGGCGAGCTGGGACTGGCGGGCATCGCCGTCCGCCCCGAGCGGGCCGCTGCCGTCTTTCGGCGGTGCCGCGGCGCCCGCTTTCGCCGAACGAACCCAGGCCGCGTTCGACGT
Coding sequences:
- a CDS encoding c-type cytochrome — translated: MRAVVLGLCTAVVLVVRVADAQMPLPAAKPPDGATLFKQQCAVCHTTNLSEPMRQGPPLMKIVGRSAGKVEGFRYSESLAKADFAWDEARLDAWLTNPQAVVPGVIMVYRQAKPETRAAIIAFLKEQN
- a CDS encoding pitrilysin family protein is translated as MSSYRSAACILAALLSTSVLSAGGALAQTTVTSAPPASFTLSNGLQVVVIPDHRTPVVTEMIWYKVGSADETPGKSGLAHFLEHLMFKGTEKHPVGEFSQTVLRVGGNENASTSVDYTNYYQRVPREQLPTMMEFEADRMTGLILKDENVLPERDVVLEEYNMRVANNPDARLNEQIMAALYLNHPYGRPVIGWHQEIEKLDREDALAFYRRFYAPNNAILVIAGDVEAADIRPLVERNFGPIPAQPAIPVRRIRPQEPEPAAPRTVTLSDPRVEQPSMRRNYLVPSATTAAAGESAALDVLAQLMGSGSNSYLYRALVVDKPLAVSANASYSSISLDPTQFAISAAPKSGVSFAEVEQVVDGVIADVAQNPIRAEDLERVKTQLIAEAIYAQDNQAVLARWYGGALTTGLSIEDIRSWPDRIRAVTAEQVRAVAQKWLEKKRSVTGYLIKDTATTKREEKRS
- a CDS encoding VOC family protein, which produces MAKPVHSMIRVLDEARSLDFYKRAFGLEVADHLKFADFALIYLRHPSSSFEVELTVNFDRKEAYALGDGYGHLAVVVEDLDAEHARFEREKLAPGPLRDFKHDGRTLARFFFVSDPDNYKIEVIQRGGRFN
- a CDS encoding GMC family oxidoreductase encodes the protein MAKFDLNDSGVVVIVGSGAGGGTLGNELAQKGVKVVILEAGPRIENQDFINDEWDSFSQLAWTDARTTSGTWRVAKDFSGLPAWIVKAVGGSTVHWAGASLRFDEHEFRVKSTYSNIAGANLLDWPVTLTEMEPWYAKAENKMGVTRTNGIPGLPGNNNFRVLEAGAKKLGYKTVHTGNMAINSQPRDGRGSCQQIGFCFQGCKSGAKWSTLYTEIPNGEATGNLEVRPSSMAVKIEHDASGKVTGVVYADENGAMQRQKARIVAVAGNSIESPRLLLNSASSTFPDGLANSSGQVGRNYMRHMTGSVYAVFEKSVHMYRGTTMAGIIRDEAANNPKRGFVGGYEMETLSLGLPFMAAFLSPGAWGRPFTAALDGYPRMAGMWLVGEDMAQETNRITLDPTVKDRFGQPVASVHFDDHPNDVAMRAHAYKQGSAVYDAVGATVTYPTPPYPSTHNLGTNRMSEKPRDGVVNKFGQSHDVKNLFVSDGSQFTSGAACNPTLTIVALAIRQADYIAGAMQKEI
- a CDS encoding gluconate 2-dehydrogenase subunit 3 family protein, translated to MREVDRRSKHSRRVFLKGAATAVPVAAVATSVAVSIEGAWADGASALSPATMKTLLKVARDIYPHDVLGDSYYITAIKPWDGKAAKDPAVKTLISDGITRLDQNARDRHKVPYGEVPWESDRVVLLKEIEQSDFFQKVRGDLIVSLYNQKEVWPRFGYEGSSAEHGGYINRGFADIDWLPKA
- the arfB gene encoding alternative ribosome rescue aminoacyl-tRNA hydrolase ArfB; translation: MLRISRDLVFDEDDIEIGFVRASGPGGQNVNKVATSAQLRFDTRKLTLPEDAALRLARLAGQRMTKDGVIVIQAQRFRTQERNRQDAIDRLLEILREAMVRPTPRRATRPTFASKQRRLEGKKRRSNVKAGRGGGRGFDD
- a CDS encoding ribbon-helix-helix domain-containing protein, which codes for MCHLFAHQPQRDYESQTRSLRIDGHCTSIRLEMAFWDTLDEIAARENMSVGKFLTTLYNEVLDHHGEVNNFASLLRCSCLIYRSRNVAPLQAFKSTVEPVLDAAE
- the mutL gene encoding DNA mismatch repair endonuclease MutL, with translation MPVRQLPEQIVNRIAAGEVVERPASVVKELVENAIDAGASRIDVFTDGGGRRRIGITDDGGGMTAKDLSLAVERHATSKLDDEDLLQIRTLGFRGEALPSIGSVARLSITTRHASEPHAWALNVEGGEKSEIMPAALAHGTRVEVNDLFYATPARLKFLKTDRTEAEAIREVVRRLAMARPDIAFTLAGEERAPVTWAAALPGAAGRLTRLGDILGAEFRSHAIEVHAEREGVVVAGYAAAPALTKANALGQYLFVNGRPVRDKLILGAVRAAYSDYLPRDRHPVVALFVTLDPREVDANVHPAKTEVRFRNAGLVRALIVHGLKEGLAREGRRTAANSGDSALSAFRPAFTPRPASWDWRASPSAPSGPLPSFGGAAAPAFAERTQAAFDVGAPSADVRIDAQPVSDMVDRPLGAARTQLHETYIVSQTRDGLIIVDQHAAHERIVYERLKASLAANGVQRQILLIPEIVEMDEATVERLLARSDELASFGLAIESFGPGAVAVRETPSLLGKANAGGLLRDLAEHMAEWDEALPLERRLMHVAATMACHGSVRAGRRLRPEEMNALLREMEETPNSGQCNHGRPTYVELKLADVEKLFGRR
- a CDS encoding pitrilysin family protein, which encodes MTYPFFRARRVALSLATGATLALASVSPSQAAAKIQHLTSPGGIEAWFVQDATVPLIAMEYSFAGGSAQDPKDKSGVANLVGDLLDEGSGDLDSKTFHERLDRRAIELSFSAGRDTFRGSLRMLRDNRDEAFNLLRTALTSPHFDTADVERIRSQVVSGLRRETTNPTSLASRKFLEVAFGDHPYGRQSNGTLDSVPTITVADMKDYVRRVLAKDGLKVAVVGDVDPATLGKLLDHTFGALPAKADLVPVPDVDAAKPPQRAFVPLDVPQTVITFGGPGVKRSDPNFMAAYVVNHILGGGGLSSRLYREVREKRGLAYSVFESLLWMEHSAVFIGNTGTRADRAGDTIDAIDKEVRRIAEEGPTQKELDEAKSYLKGSQMLALDTSSKLAQALLQYQQDKLPIDYIEKRNAVVDAVTFDDAKAAAKRLWGQGLLTVVVGRAPQAAAQPAAAAPKSN